The following are encoded in a window of Ricinus communis isolate WT05 ecotype wild-type chromosome 4, ASM1957865v1, whole genome shotgun sequence genomic DNA:
- the LOC8286539 gene encoding probable GMP synthase [glutamine-hydrolyzing], translating to MCSTKTKVVIGMEITPAVARINGRPVLQPTCNHVPTPDKRSSFKKMSLNCPPPPPPPSSPPSSTFDDKTTTPVSPKSKSPRPPAIKRGSDPNGLNASSEKVVIPSNNSRTPRLERKKSKSFKETSAGTGLFSSSASSAEASLHYSSSLIVESPGSIAAVRREQMAFQHAQRKMRIAHYGRSKSAKFEANNVFPIDSLTNISTKSDEEEKRCNFITPNSDPIYVAYHDEEWGVPVRDDKLLFELLVLSGAQVGSDWTSILKKRQDFRDAFSGFDAEIVADFTEKHMISISTEYGIDINRVRGVVDNSNRVLEIKKEFGSFSKYIWAFVNNKPISTQYKFGHKIPVKTSKSESISKDMVRRGFRFVGPTMVHSFMQAAGLTNDHLITCHRHLPCTLLTARRPPPPTEPQPL from the exons atgtgCAGCACTAAGACTAAGGTGGTCATTGGCATGGAGATCACTCCAGCCGTGGCCCGGATCAATGGCCGGCCAGTACTTCAGCCAACATGCAATCATGTCCCTACCCCAGATAAGCGTAGTTCCTTCAAGAAGATGTCACTAAActgtcctcctcctcctccacctCCATCATCCCCACCATCATCAACTTTTGATGACAAGACTACTACTCCTGTTTCTCCAAAGTCAAAGTCCCCAAGACCACCAGCTATTAAGAGAGGAAGCGACCCTAATGGCTTGAACGCAAGTTCTGAAAAGGTTGTGATTCCAAGTAACAATTCAAGAACTCCACGTTTAGAAAGGAAGAAGTCTAAAAGTTTTAAAGAAACTAGTGCTGGaactgggttattttcctcTTCCGCTTCTTCTGCAGAGGCATCATTGCATTATTCTTCGTCTTTGATCGTTGAGTCACCGGGAAGTATTGCCGCAGTAAGAAGAGAACAAATGGCATTTCAACATGCACAAAGAAAGATGAGAATCGCTCATTATGGCAGATCAAAGTCTGCCAAGTTTGAAGCTAATAATGTGTTTCCTATTGATTCTTTAACTAATATTTCCACAAAGTCTGACgaggaagaaaaaagatgCAACTTCATTACACCAAATTCAG ATCCCATCTATGTTGCTTACCATGATGAAGAATGGGGAGTTCCTGTCCGTGATGATAA GTTATTGTTTGAATTGCTAGTTCTAAGTGGTGCTCAAGTTGGTTCAGATTGGACTTCAATCTTAAAGAAACGCCAGGACTTCAG GGATGCATTTTCAGGATTTGATGCAGAAATTGTGGCTGATTTCACTGAAAAGCACATGATATCAATCAGTACAGAATATGGCATTGATATAAACAGAGTTCGTGGTGTTGTAGACAACTCTAATCGAGTCCTGGAG ATCAAAAAAGAGTTCGGATCATTTAGCAAATACATATGGGCATTCGTAAACAACAAGCCTATCTCAACCCAGTACAAATTCGGTCATAAGATTCCAGTAAAGACTTCAAAATCAGAGAGTATAAGTAAAGACATGGTGAGAAGGGGGTTCAGGTTCGTTGGTCCGACCATGGTTCACTCATTCATGCAAGCAGCAGGCTTGACCAACGACCACCTGATCACTTGCCACAGACACCTCCCATGCACCTTATTGACAGCCCGGCGGCCCCCCCCCCCAACTGAACCGCAACCTCTATAG